The following coding sequences are from one Hydrogenobacter sp. window:
- the obgE gene encoding GTPase ObgE → MFVDRVKIHVKAGDGGNGAVAFLREKYKPFGGPAGGDGGKGGDVTLIATSKKHTLYDFKYTKRFKAQNGEHGKGKRQHGKNGKDLMLEVPLGTVVIDAQSGQILCDLIQEGQRCVVAKGGKGGRGNAHFATPTNQAPRYAEKGHKGEDRWLILELKLIADVGIIGLPNAGKSTLISKLTKAKPKIADYPFTTLSPVLGVMDLGDGKKIVLADIPGLIEGASEGKGLGLEFLRHIERTKLLLHLIDVSDFRQMDPIQAFKSVNSEMEKYDPKLLERRQIVVGTKIDALSNRKLLNELEEEFKKMGFPFVAVSSVTGEGLKELKEVIIGEIEKLTAAVIGR, encoded by the coding sequence ATGTTCGTGGACAGGGTTAAAATACATGTTAAGGCGGGAGATGGAGGTAACGGTGCTGTTGCCTTTTTAAGGGAGAAGTACAAACCTTTCGGTGGACCTGCAGGAGGTGACGGCGGAAAAGGTGGAGACGTTACACTGATAGCTACTTCAAAAAAACACACCCTTTATGACTTTAAGTACACTAAAAGGTTCAAGGCTCAAAACGGAGAGCATGGCAAAGGCAAGAGACAGCACGGTAAAAATGGAAAGGATCTTATGTTGGAAGTGCCTCTTGGAACAGTCGTAATAGACGCTCAAAGTGGTCAAATACTGTGTGATCTCATACAAGAGGGGCAAAGATGCGTTGTTGCAAAAGGTGGAAAGGGAGGAAGGGGAAACGCCCACTTTGCCACACCTACTAATCAAGCACCACGCTACGCTGAGAAGGGACACAAAGGAGAGGATAGATGGCTAATACTTGAGCTTAAACTTATAGCCGATGTCGGGATCATTGGACTTCCCAACGCAGGAAAATCCACGCTCATTTCTAAGCTCACAAAAGCAAAGCCGAAAATAGCTGACTATCCCTTTACTACGCTTTCCCCTGTCTTAGGCGTAATGGATCTGGGGGATGGGAAAAAGATCGTATTGGCTGATATACCCGGTCTTATTGAAGGTGCATCGGAAGGAAAAGGGCTTGGTCTTGAGTTCCTCAGGCACATTGAGAGAACGAAACTTTTACTTCATCTTATAGATGTATCAGACTTTAGGCAGATGGATCCGATCCAAGCCTTTAAAAGCGTGAATTCCGAGATGGAAAAGTACGATCCCAAATTGCTTGAAAGAAGGCAGATAGTAGTAGGCACTAAAATAGACGCACTCTCAAACAGAAAACTCCTTAATGAGCTTGAGGAGGAGTTTAAAAAAATGGGCTTTCCTTTTGTAGCTGTGTCATCGGTAACAGGCGAAGGACTAAAGGAGTTGAAGGAAGTTATAATAGGAGAGATTGAAAAACTGACTGCTGCAGTTATAGGAAGGTAA